One genomic segment of Trichococcus shcherbakoviae includes these proteins:
- a CDS encoding DUF4367 domain-containing protein, which translates to MMRKIIYGFMGGVILLEIGLFIGTFIGMAIGGNYLTEFEYAGSIGPEAVGNVGLIVGGAIGALFGALLGVKLADNKGPRAYRTILVISFILSITSLAYLLSRSPEERLTLEQAQTEADFTIYEPTYLPENVGLGVISWSVVDVKDTLYLEYAKKNQTVFELTESKLTEPMIEPNSVEVDISGTTGYLYKHGNVTYLTWHQNDTELTIYTGALSDEEILQIARSIKNISK; encoded by the coding sequence ATGATGCGTAAAATAATCTATGGGTTCATGGGAGGCGTTATTTTACTTGAAATCGGACTTTTTATCGGTACGTTCATTGGCATGGCTATAGGGGGCAACTATCTGACTGAGTTCGAATACGCAGGTAGTATTGGTCCTGAAGCTGTCGGTAATGTAGGATTGATAGTAGGGGGTGCAATTGGCGCACTGTTTGGTGCATTGCTCGGGGTGAAACTGGCAGATAATAAGGGTCCTCGTGCATACAGAACAATTCTTGTTATTAGCTTTATATTATCGATTACATCATTGGCATATCTTCTCAGCCGTAGTCCTGAAGAGCGATTAACCCTTGAACAGGCACAGACGGAAGCTGATTTTACAATCTATGAACCTACCTATTTACCCGAAAATGTGGGGTTAGGTGTCATTAGTTGGTCGGTTGTAGACGTCAAAGATACTTTATATTTAGAATATGCGAAAAAAAACCAAACAGTGTTTGAACTGACTGAATCAAAGCTGACAGAACCTATGATAGAGCCCAACAGCGTTGAAGTCGATATTTCGGGCACTACTGGTTACTTATATAAACACGGTAATGTAACTTATTTAACATGGCATCAAAATGATACAGAATTGACCATATACACTGGAGCGTTAAGTGATGAAGAAATTTTACAGATTGCCCGTTCTATAAAAAATATCAGTAAGTAA
- the yghU gene encoding glutathione-dependent disulfide-bond oxidoreductase, with product MAVYELPKVWQWEEENSNKVGNRPTAGSRFEQKLPVGKAPFQLYSLGTPNGIKVTIMFEELKELGVEGADYDLYTINITKGDQFGSDFVEINPNSKIPALVDQSLSPRLEIFESGSILLYLAEKFEQLIPTDIHGRTETLNWLFWQIGAGPYVGGGFGHFFAYAPEPMQYPIDRFTMETKRQLDLLDKTLEERPYVAGDSYTIADIAIWSWYGRLALGKLYEGSYEFLNLDEYSHLLEWSKRIAERPGVKRGLAAEYQPLGE from the coding sequence ATGGCGGTATATGAACTACCAAAAGTGTGGCAGTGGGAAGAAGAGAATTCAAATAAAGTGGGTAACCGTCCAACAGCCGGCAGTCGTTTCGAACAAAAATTACCAGTAGGAAAGGCTCCGTTCCAACTCTATTCATTGGGGACACCGAATGGCATCAAAGTAACAATCATGTTCGAAGAGCTGAAGGAACTGGGAGTAGAGGGCGCAGACTACGACCTATACACTATTAATATTACGAAAGGCGACCAGTTTGGTTCGGATTTCGTCGAGATTAATCCGAACTCTAAAATTCCGGCGCTTGTGGATCAAAGTCTAAGTCCGCGTTTGGAAATTTTTGAATCAGGCTCCATTCTTCTATACTTAGCCGAGAAATTTGAGCAACTGATTCCGACTGATATCCATGGCCGGACCGAAACCCTTAATTGGTTATTCTGGCAAATAGGGGCAGGGCCCTATGTTGGGGGAGGATTTGGTCACTTTTTCGCCTATGCTCCCGAGCCTATGCAATACCCGATTGATCGCTTCACGATGGAGACGAAACGTCAGCTGGATTTGCTCGATAAAACTTTAGAGGAGCGTCCTTATGTGGCAGGCGATAGCTATACCATCGCGGATATTGCCATATGGTCTTGGTACGGTCGTTTAGCTTTAGGGAAACTATATGAAGGATCTTATGAATTTTTAAATCTGGATGAATACTCTCATCTCTTGGAATGGTCTAAGCGTATTGCAGAACGACCTGGTGTTAAAAGAGGTCTGGCAGCGGAGTATCAACCGCTTGGGGAGTAG
- a CDS encoding class I SAM-dependent methyltransferase encodes MGNTDKFDSIANSYDNPERTRIAMVASDAIKEYLGDTRSKSAIDFGCGTGLVGMNLVNEFESLLFMDTSENMLDIVKKKITDVGALNARTLCFDFESSSQPDLRADYIFMAQVLLHIQDYEAVLAKLHAVLNDEGHLLIVDFNKNDKVVSELVHNGFDQEQLKALMLKIGFKDIRSKTIYSGTKLFMNQDASLFIMDGKK; translated from the coding sequence ATGGGAAACACAGATAAGTTTGATAGCATAGCGAACAGTTATGATAATCCAGAACGAACCCGCATCGCAATGGTTGCTTCAGATGCCATCAAAGAGTATTTGGGTGACACCAGAAGTAAAAGTGCGATTGACTTTGGATGCGGAACCGGTCTGGTCGGAATGAATTTGGTGAACGAATTTGAATCGCTGCTGTTTATGGATACGTCAGAGAATATGCTGGACATCGTAAAAAAGAAAATCACTGATGTGGGTGCTTTGAATGCACGTACATTGTGTTTTGATTTTGAATCGTCAAGCCAACCCGATCTCCGCGCCGACTATATTTTTATGGCACAGGTGCTGCTGCATATTCAGGATTATGAAGCAGTACTAGCCAAACTCCACGCCGTTTTGAATGATGAAGGCCACTTGCTGATAGTCGATTTCAATAAGAATGATAAAGTCGTTTCAGAACTGGTCCATAACGGATTTGATCAAGAGCAGCTCAAAGCTTTGATGCTGAAAATAGGCTTCAAGGACATCCGAAGCAAAACCATCTACAGTGGAACCAAACTATTCATGAATCAAGATGCATCTTTATTTATTATGGATGGGAAAAAATAG
- a CDS encoding nuclear transport factor 2 family protein: protein MAEQVTVETLKDFLEAFNRHDLDSIMSYFADDCIFYMPRGARPRGDKYVGKAEVRAGLASRFEGIPDVHYGNDQHWICGDLGVSEWTLTGTTKSGQQIEVRGVDLLEFAGGKIIRKDSFWKILE from the coding sequence ATGGCTGAGCAAGTAACCGTTGAAACATTGAAGGACTTTCTGGAAGCATTCAACCGTCACGACCTGGATTCCATCATGAGTTATTTCGCAGATGATTGCATCTTCTATATGCCCCGAGGCGCCCGTCCACGGGGTGATAAATATGTCGGAAAAGCGGAGGTTAGAGCAGGCCTGGCAAGTCGATTCGAGGGTATCCCGGATGTGCATTATGGAAATGATCAGCACTGGATCTGCGGTGATTTGGGAGTATCGGAGTGGACTCTCACCGGTACGACTAAATCAGGTCAGCAAATCGAGGTGCGAGGGGTTGATCTGCTCGAGTTCGCTGGTGGAAAAATTATCCGCAAGGATTCTTTCTGGAAGATACTGGAGTGA